From Desulfurispira natronophila:
CATCTTGGCGGCTATTATTATCCTGCTTCTTACCGGGCAGCGCATGCGGCGGCGCATTCAGCAGGTGCAGGATGAAACGGTTAAGCGGAAGAAACCTGACCACTGGCGCGGTTTTACACTGCTGGAGGTGATGCTGGTTTTGATTATTATCGGTATTTTGGGGAGCGTGGCCACCGCTAACTGGCCGGGTAACTCTGGTACAGAGCTGCATATGGCAGCGCGCCAGGTGGCAAGCAGTATAGAGTATACACGCCATCTGGCGGCAACAAGGGCCACTACAGTGCAGGGCGAAGGTACCCGGCTTCAGCGCAAGGCCCGTTATACCTTTTCTCCCTGCGGCAGTGGTAGCAACTGCTATTACGTTGGTCGTCATGATGTGGGTGTTGAGGTGCCGGGCCTTGATGGTAGCCAGGCTGGGGCTGTATTTTTGCTGGACGATCATGACAGCTCGGTGGAGTTTGTGCAGCAAAGTGGGGTTTCGACTGTGAATGGTATTCGCTTTGATCACTTGGGGCGGCCCTGGCGGGGAATGGGTTTTAATAACCTTTATACCAGTAGTTCCCATACCACCTCATTGCGCTATCAGTTGCGCCATACACGAACCGATGAGCGTCTGTATATACATGTCAATGCCTACACCGGCTGGGTGGAGATTTCTCCCGCACCCCTGGAAACCTGAAGTGGACGCACTGGACCAACTTCTTAAGATTGCAACGAGCGCTGGCATAGAAATTCGCACGGAAAAGCTGCGGGGCAATACTTCCGGTGGCTTTTGCCGTATTGGTGGCCAACCGGTTATCTTCCTTAATCGCTCTCATAAACGGGTGATCCGGGCCCAGGTGCTGCAGCGGGCCCTGGATGAAGCACAGGAAGTGGGTGTACCCTTGGTGCGAGGAGATGAAGACGCCGTTGATCCTGACCGTTTGTGATTTCGTGACGGTTTGTCTGTGGGCTGAGAGATATTGAATAGTCTTGCCACAGCTTTGGGCAGCAATGACTACCGCGGCGGTTTTATCGTTTCAATGGTAGTTTGGTGTGGTAAGATTTGCAGGAATATCTATAGCGGGTCGTGAAAGTCCGTCTCTTGCAGTAGAAATTTTTGGCGTGCTCGGTCTGGCTTCCTTGAACCTTCCGCTGCAACATTCTGGGGGCTGCTGTGAAAATCCTGCGCCGCTATTTTACGGTCATTGTCTTCTTCGGTTTGCTGATTGGTGCTCTGTTCTATTACCTTACTCATTACTCCTGGGAGCTGTATCGGCAGGGGGTGGCGGCTTATGAACGGGGAGACTATCGCCAGGCCCATGCACTTTTTGAAGAGTCGCTGGAAGAGTATCGCTATAACCAAAATTCGATTCTCATGCGTCGCAATGCCCGTTTTGCATTGATGACTGAGGAGATAGCCGAGAAAGTCGAACAGTACCTGGAGCGCGCCGATGAAGCTTTGGCCCAGCGGGATTTTGTGCGGGTTGAGCGCACCTTGCAGATGGCCCTACTGGCTTTTGATGATGTGCGCTCTCGCGAACTTGGTGACTTACAGAGAATCAATGAGCTGGAAGAGCGGGTGCGGCAGCGTTGGAGTGAAGCACGCCTGGAGGCCCAGCGCCACTACATGCGGCAGGCGCGTGAAGCCGTCGATGCTGGTGATTTTTTGCTGGCTTACTCCTATACTCAGCGTATTGATCCACCAACTCGTGAAGTACGCCTGTTCCAGTCCAAGTTAGCCATGGAAATCGCACGTCGAGATATAGAATACTTTTTGAAGCACGATGCCTCTTCTATTGCTCCCCATCAGGTGCGCCTCGCAATTTACTGGTTGAACCAGGTGCACCGTGATTCGCCATACTCTGAAGAAGCGCAGCAATTGCGCAAGAAACTTGAGCTAGCCCTGGAAGGAGGGACACCGTGAATCGAATAGTAGAACTGCTGGATGCCAGCGATGCCTTTCCCAGCCCCTCGGGGGTTATTGCCGAAATCGTGGAAGTTCTCAATGATCCCGATGCCAACTTTGACAAGATAGGTCGTTCCATATCCATGGATCCTTACCTCAGCGGCAAGGTGCTGGGGATGGCCAACAGTGCCTTTTACTCTCGCGGCAAGGAGTGCACCAATGTGCAGCAGGCGATTATGCGTGTTGGTATGGATTCCCTCAGTGGCTTGGTGCTTGGCTCTTTTGCGGCTCAGTCATCGGGTGAGATGATGGGTTCGTCTGAACGCTTGCAGGCTTTCTGGCGCCACTGCCTTTGCGTGGCTTTGCTGGCCAAAAAAATTACCCGTCGTACTCAGTTGCCCCATCAGGAGCAGGCATATGTGGCGGGAATTCTCCACAATATTGGCACCCTGGCCATGCAAGTTCTTGATGGTGACAGTTACGCAAACCTGCTGCGACGAGTAGAGCAGGGTGAGGATATATTGTGTCTGGAGCGAGAGCTTTACGGAATTGATCACTGTGAGCTGGGGTTCCATGTGGCGCAGCGCTGGAAGTTGCCCAAAGGGATAGCTATAGCCATTGAGGGTCACCGGCATGTGGAGGCTATGGCAGCAGACAGTGAGTACCGAGGCTTGGCAGCTTTGGTAGCTATGGGGGATATCCTTTCGCAGGATGTGTTTGCTGATGATCCTTCAGTGGTAGTAGTTCCTTATCAAGCGGCGCAGTTAGATGCAGCCCGCGCGGTCACAGGACTTGACGAGGACGCCTGCAAAATTATGCTGGAGGAGACGCAGATGATACGTGAAGAAATTGCCTCACTGGCAGCGGAGCTCTTCTGATGGATACGGCACAGACAGTTTCTCTTATCGAGGACATTCTCAAGGGTAACAAGACTCGAAAAGACTTGGATGTTGTAGAAGACAAGGCGTTGCGCGCAGCATTGCAGAAGGTTTCTTTTGTGGTGTTGGAAAAACAGATTGCCTATCGCTCTCTCAATGATTTGCGCATTAATTACGATAAGATCATCAATGCTCTTTCCTGTGCCATTGTCCTGTTGCAAAGCGACAAAAACTTCCCTGGCTATAGTGAGGCTGCACGCCACTCTCTGGAAATCATATCCCTGGAGCTACCTTTTCATAACGCAGCGCTTTATCTCGTGCCGGAAAATCCAGGGGAGGATGGGTTAGTAGAGCTGGTGGGGTACTACAATCGCGAGGAGCAGCGCGTAATTATTACTGGTGATCAAGAAGAACCTTTGATTCATGGTCCAGAGGAGGGGATTATTGGCTGGGTGAGCCAGCACCGGGAAACGGCACTGCTGGGTGATGTGGAGCGCGACACCCGCTTCTTGCCCATTGATGGCCTGGGGATGCAGGTGAGCTCACTGATCTGCACTCCTCTGGTTAGCCGAGGTAAGTTTATGGGGGTACTAAGCTTTTCCCATCACATCAAAGGTTTCTTTCATGAGCATGATATTCGTATTCTGGAAACAATGGGCGAATTTATTGCTTATTACCTTTATCACAGTGTGCTGGTGGGTTGTGCCGAAGAGTCACCCTAGTAATGTGCTTGCCGTGGTCGCTCAGTTGCGGTTTCAGGGTGCTGGACAGAGCTGTGCGAAATTTGTGTTGGTGATCCATTTTTTAGAGTGGTTGTGTATAACGGATTTACTTGACTTTTCCACGAGTTATCCACAGGGTCGATCTCGTGAAAATCTCAAATTTTCCAGGGTGCCAGTATAAGGCGGTCTAAGATTCCTTGTTGGTAGTTGATACACTGGATGAGTAGTACCTTAAGTCGGGGCTCTGTTGTATGTCTTTTTTTTACTGCAGGATAGGCGGGTTCTTTTTGGGTGTCAGGTCATGCTGTGTCAGCTAGAACTGTTTCTGGGATTGACTTTTCAGTGAGCAAATCATGGTAACGAGTCCTCTTGCGCACTTTGCAGTG
This genomic window contains:
- a CDS encoding pilus assembly FimT family protein — encoded protein: MEAERSSTPESVPRSGDPLDDAGAILMYRELQKKRQEQWEAREEAAGKEQGDFSSQDAIEGIVPIVLILAAIIILLLTGQRMRRRIQQVQDETVKRKKPDHWRGFTLLEVMLVLIIIGILGSVATANWPGNSGTELHMAARQVASSIEYTRHLAATRATTVQGEGTRLQRKARYTFSPCGSGSNCYYVGRHDVGVEVPGLDGSQAGAVFLLDDHDSSVEFVQQSGVSTVNGIRFDHLGRPWRGMGFNNLYTSSSHTTSLRYQLRHTRTDERLYIHVNAYTGWVEISPAPLET
- a CDS encoding HDOD domain-containing protein; protein product: MNRIVELLDASDAFPSPSGVIAEIVEVLNDPDANFDKIGRSISMDPYLSGKVLGMANSAFYSRGKECTNVQQAIMRVGMDSLSGLVLGSFAAQSSGEMMGSSERLQAFWRHCLCVALLAKKITRRTQLPHQEQAYVAGILHNIGTLAMQVLDGDSYANLLRRVEQGEDILCLERELYGIDHCELGFHVAQRWKLPKGIAIAIEGHRHVEAMAADSEYRGLAALVAMGDILSQDVFADDPSVVVVPYQAAQLDAARAVTGLDEDACKIMLEETQMIREEIASLAAELF
- a CDS encoding GAF domain-containing protein, encoding MDTAQTVSLIEDILKGNKTRKDLDVVEDKALRAALQKVSFVVLEKQIAYRSLNDLRINYDKIINALSCAIVLLQSDKNFPGYSEAARHSLEIISLELPFHNAALYLVPENPGEDGLVELVGYYNREEQRVIITGDQEEPLIHGPEEGIIGWVSQHRETALLGDVERDTRFLPIDGLGMQVSSLICTPLVSRGKFMGVLSFSHHIKGFFHEHDIRILETMGEFIAYYLYHSVLVGCAEESP